Proteins from a single region of Haloarcula laminariae:
- a CDS encoding type IV pilin N-terminal domain-containing protein, giving the protein MNIKELLQDDDAVSPVIGVILMVAITVILAAVIATFVLGLGDSLGNQAPQASFTCNSSSALIHDGGDQIDTSKVYAGGTGPLNDGTKSAGDVIVPNFTEANSTVPLTWEDQGSSATLRSEGC; this is encoded by the coding sequence ATGAACATAAAAGAACTACTCCAAGACGACGACGCGGTATCACCGGTCATCGGGGTCATCCTGATGGTCGCTATTACAGTCATCCTCGCTGCAGTGATTGCAACGTTCGTGCTCGGGCTCGGCGACTCGCTGGGTAATCAGGCGCCACAGGCGAGCTTTACCTGCAACTCAAGCAGCGCGCTAATCCACGATGGTGGTGACCAAATAGATACGAGCAAAGTCTATGCAGGAGGAACGGGTCCACTTAACGATGGCACTAAATCAGCTGGTGATGTTATCGTCCCGAATTTCACTGAGGCAAATAGCACTGTCCCGCTTACCTGGGAAGACCAGGGTAGTTCGGCGACGCTCCGCTCGGAGGGCTGCTGA
- a CDS encoding type IV pilin N-terminal domain-containing protein, with translation MNVKELLRDDDAVSPVIGVILMVAITVILAAVIATFVLGLGDSLSNQAPQASFTCEGDDLVHDGGDELQGDTLYLANESSSLGGGPYSAGDTIFGNFTDAADTVPLTWEDQGSSATLRSESC, from the coding sequence ATGAACGTCAAAGAACTACTACGAGACGATGACGCGGTATCGCCGGTTATCGGAGTAATCCTGATGGTTGCTATTACAGTCATCCTGGCGGCCGTCATCGCGACGTTCGTGCTCGGGCTGGGCGACTCGCTGAGCAATCAGGCGCCGCAGGCTAGTTTCACCTGTGAAGGGGACGACCTAGTTCACGATGGTGGAGACGAACTTCAGGGCGATACGCTCTACCTTGCTAACGAATCCAGTTCGCTTGGAGGCGGTCCGTACTCTGCCGGTGACACAATTTTCGGCAACTTCACCGACGCTGCCGATACCGTTCCACTAACCTGGGAAGACCAGGGGAGTTCCGCCACGCTTCGCTCCGAGTCCTGCTGA
- a CDS encoding type IV pilin N-terminal domain-containing protein: MQRTRYMDDEAVSPVIGVILMVAITVILAAVIATFVLGLGDSLNSQAPQVSFDYQYDETSGELTITHGGGDPIDEAKVGVRGGNTDNSPGVDWDGSGTVGDSDITAGDSYEYAAGSDDTVRIIWRAGPGGATATLGVWEGT; this comes from the coding sequence ATGCAACGCACACGATACATGGACGACGAGGCGGTATCGCCGGTGATCGGAGTCATCTTGATGGTCGCCATCACGGTCATCCTGGCGGCCGTCATCGCGACGTTCGTGCTCGGGCTGGGCGACTCGCTGAACAGCCAGGCGCCACAGGTGAGTTTCGACTACCAGTACGACGAAACGAGCGGCGAACTCACCATCACACACGGCGGCGGCGACCCGATAGACGAGGCCAAGGTCGGGGTGCGCGGCGGCAACACGGACAACTCGCCCGGCGTCGACTGGGACGGCAGCGGGACCGTCGGCGACAGTGATATCACCGCCGGCGATTCCTACGAGTACGCCGCCGGGTCGGACGATACGGTCCGCATCATCTGGCGGGCCGGTCCCGGCGGCGCCACGGCGACGCTCGGGGTCTGGGAGGGGACGTAA
- a CDS encoding DUF7344 domain-containing protein: MSQQIRRADADEPLSNEEIFDVLHNERRRYVLQYLREHGGPVSLGDLADHVAAAEYDCECEEVTSAQRKRVYTTLQQSHLPQMHEAGIVDYDSDEGVIATTDHTEELTVYLEIVPEGEFPWREYYLSIGAISLAIVTVLWVGVYPFTLIPPLVWGTLFAIVLTLSALYHTLVAREMTLTEFVEDEGR; this comes from the coding sequence ATGAGTCAACAGATTCGTCGGGCGGACGCGGACGAGCCACTCTCGAACGAGGAGATATTCGACGTTCTCCACAACGAGCGTCGGCGCTACGTTCTCCAGTATCTCCGCGAACACGGCGGACCGGTCTCGCTCGGTGACCTCGCTGACCACGTTGCCGCCGCCGAGTACGACTGCGAGTGCGAGGAGGTCACCAGCGCCCAGCGCAAGCGCGTCTACACCACGCTCCAGCAGTCCCACCTCCCACAGATGCACGAGGCGGGTATCGTCGACTACGACAGCGACGAGGGGGTCATCGCGACCACCGACCACACGGAGGAGCTGACGGTCTATCTGGAGATCGTCCCGGAGGGGGAGTTCCCCTGGCGCGAGTACTACCTCTCTATCGGCGCCATCAGCCTCGCCATCGTGACGGTGCTGTGGGTCGGCGTCTACCCCTTCACGCTCATCCCGCCGCTCGTGTGGGGGACGCTGTTTGCCATCGTGCTCACGCTGTCGGCGCTGTATCATACCCTCGTGGCTCGGGAGATGACGCTGACGGAGTTCGTTGAGGACGAGGGACGCTGA